Sequence from the Thermocoleostomius sinensis A174 genome:
ACTGGAGCATTTGGCGTGGCGGTTGTGAATTTGATTGCCGGGGGACTTGGAAAATTTGTTTGGGAACAGTTGCTGCAACCGTACCAACGCGATCGCCTGGCATTGTTTCTCAACCCCGATCAAGATCCGTTAGGCGGTGGCTATCACTTGATTCAATCTCGCATTGCCATTGGAGCCGGGCAGTTGTTCGGGCGTGGGCTAAATCAGGGCACCCAAACGCAGTTAAGCTTTATTCCAGAACAACACACCGATTTTATTTTTTCAGCGATCGGGGAAGAATTGGGCTTTGTTGGCTGCGCGCTCGTTTTGTTGATTTTTTGGCTGATTTGTTTGCGGCTAGTGCTGATTGCTCAAAATGCTAAAGATAATTTTGGATCGCTGCTGGCGATCGGGGTATTATCGATGATTGTATTTCAGGTTTTGATCAACATTGGCATGACTATTGGACTGGCACCAGTCACTGGCATTCCATTGCCTTGGCTGAGTTATGGTCGAGCCGCACTGTTAACCAACTTCATTGCGATCGGGCTAGTAGAATCGGTTAACAATCATCGCCATCGCTTGAAGTTCTGAAGCGCTATTCAAGACTGCTATAGCCCGACTCGGTGACAATTTCATAGCGCACTAGCTCGGTTACATCAAATTCTACATAGGTTGGAATCACCAAAGCCTGTGGTGACAGGGCAGGCACAAGAAAAAGTTGACCGTCTGCATCATACAGAAAGAGGCTAACTTTTTCGTCATCCCCAAACTCTGCCACAATGCCGAACTCAAATCCTCGCCAACTACTCGATTTTCGCGCTGCCCAATCTTGGGAGCGGTAAGGGTGTTTTAACCGCACAATATCCCCTAGGCTCAGCCTATAGTTTTTAGCCATTGCTTCGATCTCGCTTAATTTGTAATTTCGTGTAATTTCGCGCATCTCATCGTGTCTATTGTTCCTCTATTGCTCATCCTTTCGTCGTATTGCTTCATACCACCACTCCCGCTCCGTTGGCGATAGCTTTACATGGTACAACGTCACGACAAACTGCCGTCCTGAGTATTCTTGCCCAATCACTTCAACACTATAAGAGGGGCTGTTTTTAGTGGCCATGTCAGGAATAAAGCGTTTGCCAATGCGCCGCCAACTCGGTTCCTTACCGCGCCATTCCAGGCGACAGCACGGCCAAGGTAATTCTTCGCGATCGAACAGGCGACAACAGGGCCCAAGGACTCGATAGGTGAAATGTCCACCAGGACTGTAAAACGTGTAGCCGTAGGGGTAGGGATGAACTGGTGACAAGATGGATGAAAACGAAGAAATGAAAAGAGAGGAAGGAACCACAACAATCGCCACTCAGAAGATTAAAACAATCTCTAAAAATAGTAGCCAAAAAAACCAGAACGATCGCCACCAGCACCGGAGCGATCGTCGTCGAGCATATTTCAAAGTGACAATAACTGTAAAATAGATAACCGTAAAACTGAGTCCTCTAGTCTGGTCATCTAGCTATCCTAGCTACAGCACAACCTGAAGATGACCCAAGCCAATAGTCCTACGACTAACTCAGCTTACCAACTGGATTTCACTACACCGGGCAACAACCCCTCGTGCGCCATTTCCCGAAGAACGTGACGAGATAACCCAAAGTCGCGGTAATAGCCTCTGGGGCGACCAGTCTTCCAGCAGCGATTGCGCAATCGAGTCGGAGCGCTATTGCGGGGCAACTGCTGAATTTTGCGGTGAATTTCAATTTTTTCTTGCTGAGTTTCAGCCGCAGCAAACTGCTCTAGTAGATCCTGTCGTTTCTGAGCGTATTTTTCTACTAGCTTTTCGCGCTTCTTCTCACGCTCAATCATGCTCTTTTTTGCCATGAAAAAATTTGGAACCCTCATTAAGTAGCATTTTCCATTATATCGAATTCTTTAGCAGCGTGAATAGCTTGACTAGAACCTCAGATCGGCAGGCTGACGGTTTAACGAGAGCCGCAGCAGCGACAGGGTCAGAATCAGTAAGAACATCACTAGCCCGATCGTACAGGCATAGCTGATTTCGAGATCTTGAAAAGCGCTTTCATAGATGTAATAGACCAGCGTCTTGGAGCTATTGCGCGGCCCCCCCTGAGTCATGATATAGACTTCCTCGAAGACTTTGGTGGCTGAAATAGCAGAAATTACAGCTACCAGAAACAAGTAGGGGCGCATCAAAGGAACCGTAATATCCCAATGTTTGCGCCAACCATCAGAACCATCGATCGCCCCTGCCTCATACAAATCGGCGGGAATCGATTGTAACCCCGCTAGATAAATCACCATGTAGTATCCTAATCCTTTCCAAATGGTGACAGCCATAACGCTGAACAAAGCAAAATTGGGGCTAGTCAGCCAAGGAATGCCATCTTGGGTTAGGCGCAAGGCCCGCAGCAGTTGGTTGAACAATCCGGTTTCGGCATACAACCAGCGCCAGGCAATCCCTGCCACCACCATGGAAATCACCACGGGTGTGTAATAGGCGGCACGGAACCAGCGAATACCTGGCAAGGTTTGATTCACCAAAATAGCAAGGCCCAGCGGTGCTATCACTAGAATTGGAACTACACCAATCAAATAAATTAGTGTATTGGTTAGGGTTTTCCAGAACACCCGATCGCTCAACAGTCGTCGAAAATTTTCTAACCCAATCCACAACGGCGGTTGTGTAATATCGTACTCGTAGCGAGTGAAGCTCAGATAAAACGCTTGCAGCGCCGGATAAAAAACAGTTAGCCCCAAAATTAGCAGGGCTGGCAGTAGGAACAGATAAGGGGTGAGGCGTTGGCGATACACGGGCAAGAGGTTGGAGATAGGAAGTTAGGGTAAAGTCTAAAGCATAACGATAAAAAGTGTCCCCTAAACGAGACCAAACTCCGCGTCTGTCCAGAAGCTTGTGTCAATTGTATTAACTGTGCCTAGAAGTGAACTTCAGAAAAACCCTTCTGGCTTATTTTTCATTCTTCATCTATGGCTGCAAGCTTGCGGCTAAACACCCACGGGTGTAAATAGGGCTTCTTCGATGCGTTCGAGTGCTTTTTCAATATCATCATTGACCACTTGAATATCAAACTCATGGGCCGCCGGAATTTCAGATTTCGCGCGTTCTAAACGACGGGCGATCGACTCTTCAGAATCATGTCCGCGACTGCGCAGGCGATATTCCAGTTCCAGCAGAGAAGGTGGCAAAATGAAAATTTGAAAGGCTTCTGGAAAGTTTTGGCGAATTTGTCTTGCGCCTTCCAGTTCAATTTCCAGTACCACCCAGCGCCCTTGGCGAATATTTTCCTCTACAGGACGGCGAGGTGTCCCATAGCAATTTCCGGCAAACTCTGCCCATTCTAGTAACTCGTTATTGAGTACCATCCGGTCAAATTCCGCACGACTAACGAAATAGTAGTGTTGTCCGTTAGTTTCACTCGGTCGAGGCGGGCGCGTCGTCACAGATACGGAAAAATAGAGTTCTGGATGCCGTTGTAACAGCGATCGCAGCAGTGTTCCTTTGCCCACGCCGCTTGGTCCAGTTAATACAATCAGTTTACCTATTGCCATGGTTGGATCTCGAAATTCAATAGATTGGGGTACTCAACTAGATACGTTTTTAGATACTCATCAATTAGACACGCGACTCGATGATTGACTAGGAAACCTGATTGATCTGTATCTCGATCGCCGACACGATAAGAAATTGTGATTCAGTATACCTTGTTGAGTTGCCATCAAACCGCTTAGGACAGTGAGTTTTGCATTTCCAGGACTTGAACTTAAGGTCTAAGGTGTGAATCGTCCTGTTTCAGTTCAATTCACCCTCAAAACCTTTTTAAACCCCAAGCACTAACTATCTCCGTGGTCTCCTTTATGAATCACAAAGCGATTTGCTACCGTTTCAGGCTGAATTGCTGACAGCACAACATGTCCTGAATCTGTAATAATGACCGCTCTTGTTCTGCGCCCATAGGTGGCATCGATTAGCTGACCGCGATCGCGAGCATCGCTAATAATTCGCTTAATCGGTGCGGATTCCGGGCTAACGATGGCAATGACTCGGTTGGCAGAAACGATGTTGCCAAAGCCGATATTCACCAGCTTAATGTCCATCATGTAATTTAAATCACCCAGCCAGAGGATACTAACAGCTTATTTCCAATGGTATCGGCAAAAATTTTGACCAACAAGATAAAAAAAGAGTGGATGAAGAAAGAAACACGGTAAGACCTGCCGTTGAGATAGGCAGTGAGAACAAGCCAGAAGTGGAACAAGGAGTGGGATAAAGTAGAAATATGAAGAAAAACTAAAACTTTGAGTTTAGATAATTAATGTCAAACTGCTGCTGATTAGGTTAGCTAAAAAGGGATAGCCAACCTAGCTTCCGCCTCCCAATCCCTAACTCCTCTTTACCCCTCAACCCCTAATTCCACCTCTTCTGCCGTGCAACCTGTAGACTTCACCACTTTCACTGCCACCTGCGCAGAACTACAAGCAGATTGGCTGCCCGCCCGCCTAGAGCAGGTCTATCGATGCGATCGGTATACGGTTGCCTTGGCTTTGCGCACCTTGAAGCAGCGCGGTTGGTTAACATTGTCTTGGCATCCTAATGCTGCTCGGCTATGTATAGGAGAGGCTCCACCCCGAACGCCCGACACCTTTACCTTCAGTCAGCAGTTGCGGCATCAGATGAGCGGGTTGGCCTTAGTAGCGATCGAAACAATTGCCCCCTGGGAGCGCGTAGCCGATTTGCAGTTTGCCCAACGTCCTGGTGATCCTATTCTCTGGCATTTGTATGTCGAGATTATGGGCAAATACAGTAATGTGATCCTCACCAATTCGTCCAACCTAATTGTGACAGCCGCGCATCAAGTCAACAGTCAGCAATCGAGTGTTCGCACGATTCAAACCTCACAACTTTACGAAGTGCCACCCGCTTTGACCGACCCCATACCCAGTCTGGAGGAACCGAAACAGCGCTGGCAGGAACGGGTAAGCTTGGTTCCCGGGCCATTGTTACGCAATTTGCTGAAGAACTATCGGGGCTTGAGTTCGGCGTTGCTGCGATCGATGCTTCAGGCAGCCGAGTTAACCCCAGAGCAATCCACTGAGACTTTGCAAGAATCTGATTGGCAACGCCTGTTCGATCGGTGGCAACAGTGGCTACAGGCGCTTGAGCAGAAGCAGTTTCAACCCGGCTGGCTAGCAGAGGGCGGCTATACGGTGATGGGCTGGGGAGCTACCAACCCCGAGAAAAGCGTACAAGTGCTGCTGCATCGCTACTACACTGATCAACTGAATCAACAGGAATTTGGGCAACTGCGCCACCAACTCAGCCAAAAACTGAGCAGTTTGCTGAAGAAGTTGCACAGCAAAGCCCAAGATTTTCGAACGCGCTTGACTCAATCGGAGGATGCCGATCGCTATCGGGAACAAGCCGATTTGTTAATGGCTTACCTGCGAGCATGGCAACCCGGGATGACACAAATGGTGCTACCAGATTTCACCACCAATGAGCCTGTCATCATCGCTTTAAATCCAGAGAAAAATGCCGTGCAAAACGCCCAAGCCCTCTACAAACGCCACCAAAAATTGAAGCGATCGCGGGCTGCCTTGGAACCCTTGCTAGCTGAAGTGCAAACTGAAATTGATTATCTAGAACAGGTAGAGGTGGCGATCGAGCAATTGAACGAATATAAGCAGCCGGATGATTTGACTTCGCTGATGGAAATTCGCGATGAATTAATTCATCAAGGTTACATCAACGATCCCGATCAGCGCTATCGCCATGCAGCATCTTCCCAAACAACTAATTTCTTGCGCTATCAAACTCCAAGTGGCTTCGATGTGTTAATTGGTCGCAACAATCGCCAGAATGATCAACTCACGTTTCGCGTGGCGGGTGACTATGATCTCTGGTTTCATACGCAGGAAATTCCCGGTAGCCATGTGTTGCTGCGGCTTGATGCAGGAGCCATCCCCGATGAAACCGATCTGCAATTTACGGCGGATTTGGCAGCTTACTATAGTCGTGCTCGTCAAAGCGAACAAGTGCCAGTGATTTACACGGAACCGAAGCAGGTGTTTAAGCCCAAGGGGGCAAAGCCAGGCATTGCAATCTATAAACACGAGCGCGTGATTTGGGGACAGCCGCAGCGGATTACGGGTGGGGAGTAGGAAGTGGGGAGTCGGGAAGAGGTACGTTTCACGGACTTTTATTTCCAAAGGTCTATATCTTTTGTAGTTGGACTCCATTAATCGTTTCGCTGATTTTCTGAAGTGATTCTTCGAT
This genomic interval carries:
- the rpsN gene encoding 30S ribosomal protein S14, yielding MAKKSMIEREKKREKLVEKYAQKRQDLLEQFAAAETQQEKIEIHRKIQQLPRNSAPTRLRNRCWKTGRPRGYYRDFGLSRHVLREMAHEGLLPGVVKSSW
- a CDS encoding carbohydrate ABC transporter permease, whose translation is MPVYRQRLTPYLFLLPALLILGLTVFYPALQAFYLSFTRYEYDITQPPLWIGLENFRRLLSDRVFWKTLTNTLIYLIGVVPILVIAPLGLAILVNQTLPGIRWFRAAYYTPVVISMVVAGIAWRWLYAETGLFNQLLRALRLTQDGIPWLTSPNFALFSVMAVTIWKGLGYYMVIYLAGLQSIPADLYEAGAIDGSDGWRKHWDITVPLMRPYLFLVAVISAISATKVFEEVYIMTQGGPRNSSKTLVYYIYESAFQDLEISYACTIGLVMFLLILTLSLLRLSLNRQPADLRF
- the gmk gene encoding guanylate kinase, with protein sequence MAIGKLIVLTGPSGVGKGTLLRSLLQRHPELYFSVSVTTRPPRPSETNGQHYYFVSRAEFDRMVLNNELLEWAEFAGNCYGTPRRPVEENIRQGRWVVLEIELEGARQIRQNFPEAFQIFILPPSLLELEYRLRSRGHDSEESIARRLERAKSEIPAAHEFDIQVVNDDIEKALERIEEALFTPVGV
- the remA gene encoding extracellular matrix/biofilm regulator RemA; the encoded protein is MDIKLVNIGFGNIVSANRVIAIVSPESAPIKRIISDARDRGQLIDATYGRRTRAVIITDSGHVVLSAIQPETVANRFVIHKGDHGDS
- a CDS encoding Rqc2 family fibronectin-binding protein, with product MQPVDFTTFTATCAELQADWLPARLEQVYRCDRYTVALALRTLKQRGWLTLSWHPNAARLCIGEAPPRTPDTFTFSQQLRHQMSGLALVAIETIAPWERVADLQFAQRPGDPILWHLYVEIMGKYSNVILTNSSNLIVTAAHQVNSQQSSVRTIQTSQLYEVPPALTDPIPSLEEPKQRWQERVSLVPGPLLRNLLKNYRGLSSALLRSMLQAAELTPEQSTETLQESDWQRLFDRWQQWLQALEQKQFQPGWLAEGGYTVMGWGATNPEKSVQVLLHRYYTDQLNQQEFGQLRHQLSQKLSSLLKKLHSKAQDFRTRLTQSEDADRYREQADLLMAYLRAWQPGMTQMVLPDFTTNEPVIIALNPEKNAVQNAQALYKRHQKLKRSRAALEPLLAEVQTEIDYLEQVEVAIEQLNEYKQPDDLTSLMEIRDELIHQGYINDPDQRYRHAASSQTTNFLRYQTPSGFDVLIGRNNRQNDQLTFRVAGDYDLWFHTQEIPGSHVLLRLDAGAIPDETDLQFTADLAAYYSRARQSEQVPVIYTEPKQVFKPKGAKPGIAIYKHERVIWGQPQRITGGE